From a region of the Streptomyces sp. NBC_00193 genome:
- a CDS encoding (2Fe-2S)-binding protein, which translates to MDLSLNVNGRPEQFAAQPNELLVERLRDGLGLTGTKVGCDTGQCGTCVVRLDGRSVKSCLILTAAAAGSAVTTIEGVTTPGGELTGLQEALRQEHGTQCGFCTPGMVMALGELVENTSDREAPTEPEIREWLTGNLCRCTGYHSVVRGVQRACSAAREDAPAQPATAAASGQEG; encoded by the coding sequence ATGGACCTCTCACTGAACGTCAACGGAAGACCCGAGCAGTTCGCGGCGCAGCCGAACGAACTGCTCGTGGAACGGCTCCGCGACGGCCTCGGACTGACCGGCACCAAGGTCGGCTGCGACACCGGCCAGTGCGGAACCTGCGTCGTCCGGCTCGACGGCCGCTCCGTCAAGAGCTGCCTGATCCTCACCGCGGCAGCCGCCGGCTCCGCGGTGACCACCATCGAGGGGGTCACCACCCCCGGCGGTGAACTCACCGGCCTCCAGGAGGCCTTGCGCCAGGAACACGGGACCCAGTGCGGCTTCTGCACCCCCGGGATGGTCATGGCCCTGGGCGAACTGGTCGAGAACACCTCTGACCGCGAGGCGCCCACCGAGCCCGAGATCCGCGAGTGGCTCACCGGGAACCTGTGCCGCTGCACGGGCTACCACAGCGTCGTACGAGGAGTGCAGCGCGCCTGCTCCGCGGCCCGCGAGGACGCGCCCGCGCAGCCGGCCACCGCCGCCGCGTCCGGACAGGAGGGGTGA
- a CDS encoding aldehyde dehydrogenase gives MTKRALSDQPLANPGKLFIGGTWVPARDGRTEPDISPVDGQEIVPVAQAAAADADAAVAAARTAYEEGPWSRLSAQERALRLNRVGELIERDLEEIALLETVDMGKPFAFSSTVDAPMAAQLMHYYAGAVTRVDGSSRAPAGGQLAYTLREPLGVVCAITPFNFPLLLSMTKIAPALAAGNTVVHKPSPATPLTALKIAELFQEAEIPDGVLNVITGPGVELGETLTGHPGIDKIAFTGSTSVGQSIIRKAAGTLKKVTMELGGKSANIVFADADLDAAEELAFFGIYYNKGEICTAGSRLLLHRPIHDEMVERLVARAAALRPGDPRDPDTLFGPLAHRGQFDKVSSYIEVGEKEGAVLRVGGTGWTPEGASSEGLYFLPTIFTGVDNGMRIAQEEIFGPVLSIIPFDTEEDAVRIANDSAYGLAAGVHTKDLRRAHRVASQIKAGTVWVNCYNQYDPAVPYGGYKASGYGRECGPESLESYTQTKSVWIGMD, from the coding sequence ATGACCAAGCGCGCGCTCAGCGACCAGCCCTTGGCCAACCCCGGGAAACTGTTCATCGGCGGCACCTGGGTCCCGGCCCGGGACGGCCGTACCGAACCGGACATCAGCCCCGTGGACGGCCAGGAGATCGTGCCGGTGGCCCAGGCGGCCGCCGCGGACGCGGACGCGGCCGTGGCCGCCGCCCGTACGGCGTACGAGGAAGGTCCCTGGAGCAGACTGTCCGCCCAGGAGCGCGCGCTGCGGCTGAACCGGGTCGGGGAGCTCATCGAGCGCGACCTGGAGGAGATCGCCCTGCTGGAGACGGTGGACATGGGCAAGCCGTTCGCCTTCTCCTCCACGGTCGACGCCCCCATGGCCGCCCAGCTCATGCACTACTACGCCGGAGCCGTGACCCGGGTCGACGGCTCCTCCCGGGCCCCGGCCGGCGGGCAGCTCGCGTACACCCTGCGCGAACCGCTGGGCGTGGTCTGCGCCATCACCCCCTTCAACTTCCCGCTGCTCCTGTCGATGACGAAGATCGCCCCGGCCCTCGCGGCCGGGAACACGGTGGTCCACAAGCCCTCGCCCGCCACCCCGCTCACCGCCCTGAAGATCGCCGAGCTGTTCCAGGAGGCGGAAATTCCGGACGGTGTGCTGAACGTCATCACCGGTCCGGGCGTGGAACTGGGTGAGACCCTCACCGGCCACCCCGGCATCGACAAGATCGCCTTCACGGGGTCCACCTCCGTGGGCCAGTCGATCATCCGCAAGGCGGCCGGCACCCTGAAGAAGGTGACGATGGAGCTCGGCGGCAAGTCCGCCAACATCGTCTTCGCCGACGCCGACCTCGACGCCGCCGAGGAACTCGCCTTCTTCGGCATCTACTACAACAAGGGCGAGATCTGCACGGCCGGCTCCCGGCTGCTGCTGCACCGCCCGATCCACGACGAGATGGTCGAACGGCTCGTGGCCCGCGCAGCCGCGCTGCGGCCCGGAGACCCGCGCGACCCGGACACCCTCTTCGGACCGCTCGCCCACCGCGGGCAGTTCGACAAGGTCAGCTCGTACATCGAGGTCGGCGAGAAGGAAGGCGCCGTCCTGCGCGTCGGCGGCACCGGCTGGACCCCCGAAGGGGCCTCCTCCGAAGGCCTGTACTTCCTGCCGACCATCTTCACCGGCGTGGACAACGGCATGCGGATCGCCCAGGAGGAGATCTTCGGACCCGTCCTGTCGATCATCCCCTTCGACACCGAGGAGGACGCCGTACGCATCGCCAACGACAGCGCGTACGGCCTCGCCGCCGGGGTCCACACCAAGGACCTGCGGCGCGCCCACCGGGTCGCCTCGCAGATCAAGGCCGGGACCGTCTGGGTCAATTGCTACAACCAGTACGACCCCGCCGTGCCCTACGGCGGCTACAAGGCCTCCGGCTACGGGCGCGAGTGCGGCCCCGAGTCCCTGGAGAGCTACACCCAGACCAAGTCGGTCTGGATCGGAATGGACTGA
- a CDS encoding NADPH-dependent F420 reductase: protein MRIGIVGTGRIGSTLARILVAADHQVVLANARGPQSLAALLAELGPAASAAYPAEAAARSEVLVLMVPFDGVEGLLPQDAVRDTVLVDATNAFDGPGNARDLGGRGSSELVADWYPGTRIVKSLNTMHFETLAVAGTAPGPRLAHFTAGDDGKAKEIVAGIITDLGFAPVDTGPLHSGGILQQPGGPLFNRPLTEAQALAWTSH, encoded by the coding sequence ATGAGGATCGGCATCGTCGGAACGGGCCGGATCGGATCGACCCTGGCCAGGATCCTCGTGGCGGCGGACCACCAGGTCGTGCTCGCCAACGCCCGGGGCCCGCAGAGCCTCGCGGCCCTGCTGGCCGAACTGGGCCCCGCGGCCTCGGCGGCGTACCCCGCCGAGGCCGCGGCCCGGTCCGAAGTCCTCGTCCTGATGGTGCCGTTCGACGGCGTCGAGGGGCTGCTGCCGCAGGACGCCGTACGGGACACCGTGCTGGTGGACGCCACCAACGCGTTCGACGGCCCGGGCAACGCCAGGGATCTCGGCGGCCGGGGATCCAGCGAACTCGTCGCGGATTGGTATCCGGGGACCCGGATCGTGAAATCCCTGAACACCATGCATTTCGAGACGCTCGCCGTCGCCGGCACCGCGCCGGGCCCGCGTCTGGCCCATTTCACCGCGGGTGACGACGGGAAAGCCAAAGAAATAGTCGCGGGAATCATCACGGATCTCGGATTCGCTCCCGTGGACACCGGTCCGCTGCACTCCGGAGGAATTCTCCAGCAGCCCGGCGGGCCCCTCTTCAACCGGCCGCTCACGGAAGCGCAGGCGCTGGCATGGACCTCTCACTGA
- a CDS encoding MFS transporter, giving the protein MRPAAGAADAPGSSGFWVVGAVLVLLMLSSSVPSALYVLYQQEWGLSSGMITVVFALYAVTVLGGLLLFGSLSDTLGRRPVLAAGLVLAIVSMGLFASARGLGLLLAARAVQGLAVGLATGAMGAALLELAPRTRPALGAQVNSAGPTVGIGLGGIGAGLLVQYAPAPTVLTYLLLVGAFAVSLVGVARMAESAPGRAGGGGPGGSGGPGGVVAGGGTPGGGRFKITPHRIHIPAAVRGRFAVLILTIVAVWSVGGFYLSLGPHLALSLLESANYLVGGATVALLAGAATAAQLLLGRTEALHTAVLGLLGLLGGLALVLLALGLGSAPVFLVATAVLGAGWGAAFLGSFRALSALAEPAHRGELTAAVYVFAYLAMSVPAVLAGLLTNIHGLHRTSVGFMATVAAVCALALLATLRLAARTRTQGSTA; this is encoded by the coding sequence TTGCGTCCAGCCGCCGGCGCCGCAGACGCACCGGGAAGCTCCGGCTTCTGGGTGGTGGGCGCGGTCCTCGTCCTGCTGATGCTCTCCTCCTCCGTCCCCTCCGCCCTCTACGTGCTCTACCAGCAGGAGTGGGGCCTGTCCTCCGGCATGATCACGGTGGTCTTCGCCCTGTACGCCGTCACCGTGCTCGGCGGACTCCTGCTGTTCGGCTCGCTGTCCGACACCCTCGGGAGACGGCCCGTCCTCGCCGCGGGGCTGGTCCTCGCGATCGTCTCCATGGGGCTGTTCGCCTCGGCCCGGGGGCTCGGCCTGCTGCTCGCCGCCCGCGCCGTGCAGGGGCTCGCGGTGGGCCTGGCCACCGGGGCCATGGGCGCCGCCCTGCTGGAACTCGCCCCGCGCACCCGGCCCGCGCTCGGCGCCCAGGTCAACAGCGCCGGGCCGACCGTGGGCATCGGCCTCGGCGGCATCGGGGCCGGGCTGCTGGTGCAGTACGCGCCCGCTCCGACGGTCCTGACCTACCTGCTGCTGGTGGGGGCCTTCGCCGTCTCGCTGGTCGGGGTGGCCCGGATGGCGGAGAGCGCGCCGGGGCGGGCGGGCGGTGGCGGACCGGGCGGCAGCGGCGGTCCGGGCGGCGTCGTCGCGGGCGGTGGCACACCGGGCGGTGGCCGGTTCAAGATCACCCCGCACCGGATCCACATCCCCGCCGCCGTGCGCGGCCGCTTCGCCGTGCTGATCCTGACCATCGTGGCCGTCTGGTCGGTCGGCGGCTTCTACCTCTCCCTCGGCCCGCACCTGGCCCTCTCCCTGCTGGAGAGCGCCAACTACCTCGTCGGCGGTGCCACCGTGGCCCTCCTCGCCGGCGCCGCCACCGCCGCGCAGCTCCTGCTGGGCCGCACCGAGGCGCTGCACACCGCCGTCCTCGGACTGCTCGGCCTGCTCGGCGGGCTGGCCCTGGTGCTCCTCGCGCTCGGGCTCGGCTCGGCCCCCGTGTTCCTCGTGGCCACCGCGGTGCTCGGAGCCGGCTGGGGCGCAGCCTTCCTCGGCTCCTTCCGCGCGCTGAGCGCACTGGCCGAACCCGCGCACCGGGGCGAACTGACCGCCGCCGTCTACGTGTTCGCGTACCTCGCGATGAGCGTGCCGGCGGTGCTCGCCGGACTGCTCACCAACATCCACGGGCTGCACCGCACCTCGGTCGGCTTCATGGCCACCGTCGCCGCGGTGTGCGCGCTCGCCCTGCTGGCCACCCTTCGGCTGGCGGCCCGGACCAGGACGCAGGGGAGTACCGCATGA
- a CDS encoding TMEM175 family protein translates to METETGRVEAFSDGVFAVIITILVLELKVPEETGSDFWHGVREQWPHYAAYVVSFLIIGVMWVNHHTIFSHIKRVDRPLLFLNLLVLMVVSVVPYTTNVLAEHLMEEGGSANAAAVLYSLLTVAYALAFLAFWWYVTRVGHLFHDQVDKAGARATRVRFGLGAIAYPLTVVLAFVSAPLTLVAHFLIALYYAANQIPIPLVVEEERLETASDLRK, encoded by the coding sequence ATGGAAACGGAAACCGGCCGGGTCGAGGCATTCAGTGATGGCGTATTCGCGGTCATCATCACCATCCTTGTCCTGGAATTGAAAGTTCCGGAAGAAACCGGATCCGACTTCTGGCACGGAGTGCGCGAGCAGTGGCCGCACTACGCCGCCTATGTGGTGAGCTTCCTCATCATCGGAGTGATGTGGGTGAACCACCACACCATCTTCAGTCACATCAAGCGCGTCGACCGTCCTTTGCTGTTCCTGAACCTCCTGGTGCTGATGGTCGTCTCGGTGGTCCCGTACACGACCAATGTGCTCGCCGAACACCTCATGGAGGAAGGCGGGTCGGCCAATGCGGCGGCCGTCCTCTACAGTCTGCTCACCGTGGCCTACGCCTTGGCGTTCCTGGCCTTCTGGTGGTACGTCACCCGGGTCGGACACCTCTTCCACGATCAGGTGGACAAGGCCGGCGCCCGAGCCACCAGGGTCCGCTTCGGTCTGGGTGCGATCGCCTACCCTTTGACCGTCGTCCTGGCCTTCGTCTCCGCTCCGCTCACTCTCGTCGCACACTTCCTGATCGCGCTCTACTATGCGGCGAACCAGATCCCCATCCCCCTCGTGGTAGAGGAAGAGCGGCTCGAAACTGCCAGCGACCTCAGGAAGTAG
- a CDS encoding xanthine dehydrogenase family protein molybdopterin-binding subunit, with amino-acid sequence MTAVTGETPLQGNGLLGQPLDSREDPQLLRGEATYVGDIDLAGTAHMAILGSPIAHAKILSIDTKAAEQLPGVLKVATAADFTDVMPLPCIWIPGGVESHFPPHPYGLPGSRPVLSGDTVRHVGDPIAVVVAETPRQAAAALAAISVEYEPLTVVTRADEALAEGAPQLHEAVPGNLNAYWTCGDKDRTDAAIAAAEVTVELDLVNQRTINSPIEPRGAVGDYNAATGEYTLYASTQGPHNHRFLLSALVLGIPFNKLRVVAPTVGGSFGTKGYLYPDMPLVLLLSKVLGRPVKWVDTRTGLMNSTVQGRDHRQHVTLAGTRDGRITAVRCTSYANLGAYPSTIGPGVATALMGRSISGMYDIDAAFCEVYAAFTNTVPLGAQRGSGRAEAAFLMERLVDRYASEIGMDPAAVRRKNLVPKEKFPYDNGLGWTYDSGDYQLNFDRAIELSGYADMPARKTEARARGKRLGVGIASYVAICGVGPSTRMSKEGMLGGTWESANIRVHPTGEVTVTVGSASTGQSHGTVFAQVAADELGIDPSQVQVYEGDTLKAPYGQGTYGSRSYSMAAPAIALTARKIKSKLVKAGAVFLGVPEDKVVYADGKVFVEGHEDDTENTKTFAELAMAMWYGWGLPPEIEPALDETTHFDPPDFNYPFGTHVAVVEIDELTGETEVVAYTAVDDAGHIGNPKIVLGQIEGSIVHGLGQALMEHAEYDPDGRLVSRDLGHYALPRAIDAPFFTLDKTTTPTPHNPLGAKGAGEIATVPPAAAVVNAVVDALSDLGVRHIDMPVTPEKVWRRLRGESQ; translated from the coding sequence ATGACCGCAGTCACGGGGGAGACCCCGCTCCAGGGCAACGGCCTGCTCGGACAGCCGCTGGACAGCCGAGAGGACCCGCAGCTCCTGCGCGGCGAGGCCACGTACGTGGGCGACATCGACCTGGCGGGCACCGCCCACATGGCGATCCTCGGCAGCCCGATCGCCCACGCGAAGATCCTCTCCATCGACACGAAGGCCGCCGAGCAGCTGCCGGGCGTGCTGAAGGTGGCCACCGCGGCCGACTTCACCGACGTCATGCCGCTGCCCTGCATCTGGATACCCGGCGGGGTCGAGAGCCACTTCCCGCCCCACCCCTACGGACTTCCCGGCTCCCGCCCGGTGCTGTCCGGCGACACCGTGCGCCACGTCGGCGACCCCATCGCCGTGGTCGTCGCCGAGACCCCGCGCCAGGCCGCCGCGGCGCTCGCCGCCATCTCCGTCGAGTACGAGCCGCTGACCGTGGTGACCCGCGCCGACGAGGCCCTCGCCGAAGGCGCTCCCCAGCTCCACGAGGCCGTCCCGGGCAACCTGAACGCGTACTGGACCTGCGGCGACAAGGACCGCACCGACGCGGCCATCGCCGCGGCCGAGGTCACGGTGGAGCTCGATCTCGTCAACCAGCGCACCATCAACAGCCCCATCGAGCCGCGCGGCGCGGTCGGCGACTACAACGCCGCCACCGGCGAGTACACGCTGTACGCCTCCACCCAGGGCCCGCACAACCACCGCTTCCTGCTCTCCGCGCTGGTCCTCGGCATCCCCTTCAACAAGCTCCGGGTCGTGGCCCCGACCGTCGGCGGCAGCTTCGGCACCAAGGGGTACCTGTACCCCGACATGCCGCTGGTCCTGCTGCTCTCCAAGGTGCTCGGCCGGCCCGTGAAATGGGTCGACACCCGCACCGGGCTGATGAACTCCACCGTCCAGGGCCGCGACCACCGCCAGCACGTGACCCTGGCCGGCACCCGCGACGGCCGGATCACCGCCGTGCGCTGCACGAGCTACGCCAACCTCGGCGCCTACCCCTCCACCATCGGCCCCGGCGTCGCCACCGCCCTGATGGGCCGCTCCATCAGCGGCATGTACGACATCGACGCCGCCTTCTGCGAGGTCTACGCCGCCTTCACCAACACCGTCCCGCTCGGCGCCCAGCGCGGCAGCGGGCGCGCCGAGGCCGCGTTCCTGATGGAACGGCTCGTGGACCGGTACGCCTCCGAGATCGGCATGGACCCGGCGGCGGTGCGCCGCAAGAACCTGGTGCCCAAGGAGAAGTTCCCGTACGACAACGGCCTCGGCTGGACCTACGACTCGGGCGACTACCAGCTCAACTTCGACCGGGCGATCGAGCTCTCGGGCTACGCCGACATGCCCGCCCGCAAGACCGAGGCCCGCGCCCGCGGCAAACGGCTCGGCGTCGGCATCGCCTCCTACGTGGCGATCTGCGGGGTCGGCCCCTCCACCCGGATGTCCAAGGAGGGCATGCTCGGCGGCACCTGGGAGAGCGCGAACATCCGCGTCCACCCGACCGGCGAGGTCACCGTCACCGTCGGCTCCGCCTCCACCGGCCAGAGCCACGGCACCGTCTTCGCGCAGGTCGCCGCCGACGAGCTCGGCATCGACCCCTCGCAGGTCCAGGTGTACGAGGGCGACACGCTCAAGGCCCCGTACGGTCAGGGCACGTACGGCTCGCGCTCCTACAGCATGGCCGCGCCGGCCATCGCCCTCACCGCCCGGAAGATCAAGAGCAAGCTGGTCAAGGCCGGGGCCGTCTTCCTGGGCGTCCCCGAGGACAAGGTCGTCTACGCGGACGGCAAGGTCTTCGTAGAGGGTCACGAGGACGACACCGAGAACACCAAGACCTTCGCCGAACTGGCGATGGCCATGTGGTACGGCTGGGGGCTCCCGCCCGAGATCGAGCCCGCCCTCGACGAGACCACCCACTTCGACCCGCCGGACTTCAACTACCCCTTCGGGACGCACGTCGCCGTCGTCGAGATCGACGAACTGACCGGCGAGACCGAGGTGGTGGCCTACACCGCCGTCGACGACGCGGGCCACATCGGCAATCCGAAGATCGTCCTCGGCCAGATCGAGGGCAGCATCGTGCACGGCCTCGGCCAGGCCCTCATGGAGCACGCGGAGTACGACCCCGACGGTCGGCTCGTCAGCCGGGACCTGGGCCACTACGCGCTGCCGCGCGCCATCGACGCACCCTTCTTCACCCTCGACAAGACCACCACGCCCACCCCGCACAACCCGCTGGGAGCCAAGGGCGCGGGAGAGATCGCCACCGTGCCGCCCGCCGCGGCCGTCGTCAACGCCGTCGTCGACGCCCTGTCCGACCTGGGCGTCCGGCACATCGACATGCCCGTCACCCCCGAGAAGGTCTGGCGCCGCCTGAGAGGGGAATCCCAGTGA
- a CDS encoding xanthine dehydrogenase family protein subunit M: protein MILAEFDYVRPVGLDEALTLLAGRPGARVLAGGQSLLPGLRTGEDRASLLVDLRRLEELRGIERTPAGIRIGALTTLAELAADPLVLAEAPELAAAARANGDPQVRNLGTAGGNLAATGRATDLPVAAMAAGVTAELAGPGGVSTVTAEELAASGVPAGTVITALLVPAGGRAAAFEKTADRATRYPVCAAAVRITPDGPRIAVTGATARALRLRGVEERIGGGPYTTENVLAAFRAEPRELFVPGRGTSAEYLGHLAGVLTARALTRAVQAPA, encoded by the coding sequence GTGATCCTCGCCGAGTTCGACTACGTACGCCCCGTCGGCCTCGACGAGGCCCTGACCCTGCTGGCCGGCCGGCCCGGCGCCCGCGTACTGGCCGGCGGGCAGAGCCTGCTGCCCGGTCTGCGCACCGGCGAGGACCGGGCCTCCCTGCTCGTCGACCTCCGCCGGCTCGAAGAGCTCCGGGGGATCGAGCGGACACCCGCGGGGATCCGGATCGGCGCGCTGACCACCCTGGCCGAACTGGCCGCGGACCCCCTGGTGCTGGCCGAGGCGCCGGAACTCGCCGCCGCGGCCCGCGCCAACGGCGACCCCCAGGTCCGCAACCTCGGCACCGCGGGCGGCAACCTCGCCGCCACCGGCCGGGCCACCGACCTGCCCGTCGCGGCCATGGCCGCCGGAGTCACGGCCGAACTGGCCGGCCCCGGCGGGGTGTCGACGGTCACCGCCGAGGAACTGGCCGCCTCCGGCGTCCCGGCGGGCACCGTCATCACGGCCCTGCTCGTCCCGGCCGGCGGCCGTGCCGCCGCCTTCGAGAAGACCGCCGACCGGGCGACCCGCTACCCGGTCTGCGCCGCCGCCGTACGGATCACCCCCGACGGGCCGCGCATCGCGGTCACCGGAGCCACCGCCCGCGCACTGCGGCTGCGCGGGGTCGAGGAACGCATCGGCGGGGGCCCGTACACCACCGAGAACGTGCTCGCGGCCTTCCGCGCCGAGCCCCGGGAGCTGTTCGTCCCGGGGCGCGGCACCTCGGCCGAGTACCTCGGCCACCTCGCGGGCGTACTCACCGCCCGCGCGCTCACGAGGGCCGTGCAGGCACCCGCCTGA
- a CDS encoding ATP-binding protein produces the protein MSGIPGAPALRTALRGLEIFEGLTEEQLDWLVSVSEPRVLADGEVLFRDGEEATGFHVLLSGGLVVTKVVDGREEVLTRHSTEVESAAAEDHDGKPSAAHRFTGELPLLTDGAYVATAAASGPATTVVAYAKPVFFEMLTRCHGVAAVLIPVLAWRIKSSEVQARKRATVEALGTLAAGLAHELNNPAAAVARAAQELAPALDQLTRTAQAWGAAATDAERSVFDQLADELDKAAPPVVTDPLAQADAEEEIADWAEEAGAERAGLLGSGVSDLGLDLGGLLERLEGVGERALPAALDHLAALLEIRSLAAELRAAGPRISQLVSATRDYANLDRAPEQRFAVTDGLENTLVVLRAKLAGIGIVRAYDPDLPELTGYPSELNQVWTNLVDNAAAAMEGAGTLTLRARVEGVCLVVEIADTGSGIPEESLPRIFEPFYTTKDVGKGTGLGLHLSYRIVTQRHHGSITARSRPGETRMTVRLPLAGTDPACAVPAVDPLDPLDPTDPTDSTDPADSTDPSPSKS, from the coding sequence ATGAGCGGGATCCCGGGCGCGCCCGCGCTGCGCACCGCCCTGCGCGGGCTGGAGATCTTCGAGGGCCTCACCGAGGAACAGCTGGACTGGCTGGTCTCGGTCTCCGAACCCCGGGTGCTCGCCGACGGCGAGGTCCTCTTCCGGGACGGGGAGGAGGCCACGGGCTTCCACGTGCTGCTCTCCGGGGGCCTGGTGGTCACCAAGGTCGTCGACGGCCGCGAGGAGGTCCTGACCCGGCACTCCACCGAGGTGGAGAGCGCGGCCGCCGAGGACCACGACGGCAAACCCTCGGCCGCGCACCGGTTCACCGGCGAGCTGCCGCTGCTGACGGACGGGGCGTACGTGGCCACGGCCGCGGCGAGCGGCCCGGCCACCACCGTGGTGGCGTACGCGAAGCCGGTCTTCTTCGAGATGCTGACCCGCTGCCACGGGGTGGCCGCCGTACTGATCCCCGTACTGGCCTGGCGCATCAAGTCGTCCGAGGTCCAGGCCCGCAAACGGGCGACCGTCGAAGCGCTGGGCACCCTCGCGGCCGGCCTCGCGCACGAGCTGAACAATCCCGCCGCGGCCGTGGCCCGGGCCGCGCAGGAACTGGCGCCCGCCCTGGACCAGCTCACGCGCACGGCCCAGGCCTGGGGCGCGGCCGCCACCGATGCCGAGCGCTCCGTCTTCGACCAGCTCGCCGACGAGCTGGACAAGGCGGCGCCGCCGGTGGTCACCGACCCGCTGGCCCAGGCGGACGCGGAGGAGGAGATCGCCGACTGGGCCGAGGAAGCGGGTGCGGAGCGGGCGGGGCTGCTCGGCTCCGGGGTCTCCGACCTCGGACTGGACCTGGGCGGGCTGCTGGAGCGGCTGGAGGGGGTCGGCGAGCGGGCGCTGCCCGCGGCCCTGGACCACCTGGCGGCCCTCCTGGAGATCCGTTCGCTCGCCGCCGAGCTGCGGGCGGCCGGTCCGCGGATCTCCCAACTGGTGTCGGCCACCCGGGATTACGCCAATCTCGACCGGGCCCCCGAGCAGCGCTTCGCCGTGACCGACGGACTGGAGAACACGCTGGTCGTGCTGCGTGCCAAGCTCGCGGGGATCGGGATCGTGCGCGCGTACGACCCGGACCTGCCCGAACTGACAGGCTATCCGAGCGAGTTGAACCAGGTGTGGACCAACCTGGTCGACAACGCCGCGGCCGCCATGGAAGGCGCCGGAACCCTCACCCTGCGTGCCCGGGTCGAAGGCGTCTGTCTTGTGGTGGAGATCGCGGACACCGGCTCGGGCATCCCCGAGGAATCCCTCCCGAGGATCTTCGAGCCCTTCTACACGACCAAGGACGTGGGCAAGGGCACGGGCCTCGGTCTGCACCTCAGCTACCGCATCGTGACCCAGCGCCACCACGGCTCGATCACGGCCCGCTCGCGCCCGGGGGAGACCCGGATGACCGTCCGGCTGCCGCTGGCCGGGACCGATCCGGCCTGCGCCGTGCCGGCCGTGGATCCCCTGGACCCCCTGGATCCCACGGACCCCACAGATTCCACCGATCCCGCAGATTCCACCGATCCATCCCCATCGAAGAGCTGA
- a CDS encoding nuclear transport factor 2 family protein, giving the protein MPKYDISTLHPVFVRQMDALAALDIEAVMKNYTDDAVLLRFEGVSVGIDAVRETFTGYLTVKPTLVELQEYVETDDTIFYRAIMNLNGEPEHAFGTLVVRDGRIWRQTAGFGG; this is encoded by the coding sequence ATGCCCAAGTACGACATCTCCACGCTGCACCCGGTGTTCGTCCGGCAGATGGACGCGCTCGCCGCCCTGGACATCGAGGCGGTCATGAAGAACTACACCGACGACGCCGTGCTGTTGCGCTTCGAGGGCGTCTCCGTCGGCATCGACGCGGTGCGCGAGACGTTCACCGGGTACCTGACGGTGAAGCCCACCCTCGTGGAGCTCCAGGAGTACGTCGAGACCGACGACACCATCTTCTACCGGGCGATCATGAACCTGAACGGCGAACCGGAGCACGCGTTCGGGACGCTCGTCGTCCGCGATGGCCGGATCTGGCGGCAGACTGCCGGATTCGGCGGCTGA